aatcaGGGGTGGAGGCATGTACAAGCTTGGGGGGTCCATGGCCcccccaaaaaatttcaaagccttctaatttttttttttttttggggggggggggttaggCACCTATGGCCCCGGCAAAAATAGAATTTAGGCCCCCCAAAAAAGTTTAATCTACTCTCTACTactataatattttttcttttccataaaaaaaaaaatatattaaaaacccAGCAAGGCAGCGGATATTAAACtacaaagaaaaaaggaaaaaaagaaaaagaaaaaacagacgcagcagataaaaaaataaataaataataatcagCAGCAAATCCTCTTCAACACGGCAACCCaatgtcaataaaaaaatacaatgcaCAAGGAAAAAAAGGAGACAAAATTTACTTTACAATACCTCTTAAACTTCCCTCAAACCCTCAATCTCACATTCAActccaagaaaaaagaaaaaaaaaaaacgtagagCTTGAAAACCCTGTCTCCAATGAATAAGGTCCACATCATCTTGATAtccatctcttggtaaaaaatttggtaccccTAACATTTATCCAAATGAATAGCCATTTTGAGAGAGTTTTTGGCTAAAATTAATTTAGGTATACTTTTGGGAAAATTACTTGATAGTTCTTTTACTTTTCCCACCGGTGCATGTAACGTCGTCTTACTTCCCATGTCTAATGTACCCTAGGCTAAAAGAGACATGAATTTTTTTACACCCCATTCTACACTTACCCTACAcctaatgtgttttttttttcttttttttcttttttttcttttttttttttttttttcttttttcttttttcttaagaaGAAATAATCAAAGGGAGGTGAATGGTGGGTGTAAAAGAATCACTCCTCTAGCTAAAATTAGTCGGCCGTTCTGGCACGAAACAAGTAGAATAGTATAAAATTGTTTAACTATTATGATGCAAGCATGAATCAATCACATAATAATTGCTTAACTATTATCTACTAGTATAGCGTAATTCTTATTTGGAGTGAATATTGGCAATAGAATCATGGGTGTTATCTTAAAAATAGTACAAAtttgatatataatataatagacTATTATAATATAAAGTTCAAGCATTAATTTTTATGTTCGATCACGTCATCTTAATTATATAATAGTGGTATCATAGCCTATTAAATGGCATTAATCTTACACGAATTCTTTAGACAGTCTCTACTCTATAAAGCTCGGAACATAGACGCGGTGTGATGAGAACGTCAAGCGGGGTGGCTTTGATGTTTGTCAGCCCAAACCTCTCACTCATATCAACCGGTGCATTAGAGGGAGCTGAGATCTCAAACATGTGTAAGAAACTAGCTAGTGCTAAGTGCAGCATTTGAAGGGCAAAAGATGCTCCAGGGCATGCTCTTCTACCACTTCCAAAAGGGATCAATTCAAAATGTTGACCAATACCTTTAACATCAACGTGTTTGTGGGTGGTGAGAAATCTTTCTGGGTCGAACTTCAATGGATCTGACCATACACGTGGATCTGTCTGAATTTTCCAAATGTTTGTAATCAGCCGGGTGCCTTTTGGGACTTGGTAGCCTCCTATGATGCAGTCCTCCGAAAACTCACGTGGTGTTGATAATGGCGCTGGTGGATATAAACGTAATGTCTCTTTTACAATGGCTTGGAGGAAGACTAGCTTATCAATGTCCGACACGTTTACAATTCTTTCCTTGCCCACTTCGATTTCAAGCTCTTCTTGGGCCTTTTTCAACACATGGCGGTTGTTCAACAACAGCGATATTGCCCAAGTTAGGGTAGCCCTGCTGGTGTCACTGCCTCCTACAATTATGTTCTACAAAGTGCAGTTCTTATTAGACTGACATACTCTCAAACAAATGATCGTGATTACATGAGCAAAGCTCCACTGGCACAGAGTTGTATTAGGGTGGTAATTCTTATTTGTGAATTAGGTTTTGGGTTGTATCAAGATACGAGTAtaagggtgtgtttgagattgcgctttcgtagataaaaaatgagattttaaaTCAAGTcgcagaaaataaatattttggaattacgtttttaaaaatttgtgatttgaaaacgtaagaaatctgttttttcaaatcacagctAATAGagagtttttttgaaaacgcacaattttaaaaggCAAATTGCGATTTGCCAAACACTTTATTACGTTTTTAAAActcacgttttcaaatcgcatattttaaaatcacacacTTTGAAATCGCGAACTCGAACGGACCCTAAGACTTATAGAAGTAAATTCTAACTCAACCAATTTAACTAAACATGTCAGGTTTCTCAAACCTAACTCACTAATTTCGTAATGGATTTATGAATTTGCGAGTCATATCAACATTAAAAATTGCAAGCTTCAAATATTATGTGCTCAGTTTAAATTATAAGTATAAGACTAAATAAATCAATTATAAtatgatccgtttaattaaaagATCATTCCCATAAATTCCTGTCGAATTTGTGAGTTTTTATCAAGAATTGCCAAAGTTATACCCAAGAAGTGAAAAGGGGAAATTATACATGCGTACCAGACATGTGGCTTTGTTGATCGTATCAGCATCATAACCTGCAAGGACTTTGCCATCAAGGACAGAAAGCATCACGTCCATGAAATCTTGCTCCCCTCCGGCCACGGCGCCTGAAGCTCTCTTACGCTTATGCTCTTCCAGCCACTCACCAAGAAAGCTATCCAATTCTTTTGCAGTTTTCTTCATGGCCCTCTCATGTCCGCCAAAATCTAACCACCCAAGAAAAGGAATGGCGTCCGACACCACAAACAACCCGAACAAACGAAAGAATTCCTCCAGCGCCGTATGGCAACGCCGTGCCCCGCCCGCGTTCTCATCACCCACCGCTCCAGCAGAGTACCGCTTTCCGGCAATCATCCTAAGATTCACGTTGAGACTCATGTCCCCGAACCATTGCTTCAGCTCCACCAAAATCTGACCCGACCCGTTCTTTTTCGCGGACCAGAGTTTGTATAGCTCTTCTACGGAGGCCTTGACTTCGGAGACTTGAATGTAGGAAAGCAGCTCCAGCCGGCGGTTTGACAGTAGCTCTAAGGTGACTATTTTACGCAATTCACGCCAGTAGGGTCCGTAGGACGCGAGGGCGAACATGGCGTAGTTATACGCCAGGTGTTTGGCGGCGACGAGTTTCGGCCGCGACGACACCGCCGCGTCGTTGGTGGTATAGCACTCCTTGGCCATCTCCCAACTGCTCAAAACCAGGGCATGGCGCAACCCAAGCCGGACTGTAAAAAGTGGTCCGTACTTGTCAGCTATGGCTCCCAGAGTTCGGTGGGGAGGCTCGGTTCCTGCCAACAGGGGGAAGTGACCGATTACCGGCCACGCGCCCGCGGGGAAAGGTGCCAATTTGGCCTGGCGAATTACTCTGGACCTCCTTAACAGGTAGTAGCAAAAAAGAAGTAAGGAAACAAGTCCAGCCATGGAAGAATTTAGGGAAGGTGAAAGAATCTCCATTTTAGCTCAGATTTTTGGGGTTTGGGGAGGATGCGTTTGGTTGAACTGTCAAAGTCTGCTAACAAATAAATTCTTGtggtttcaaaataaaaataaattttcgtGATTTAATAGCCctttaatgaataaaaataaacagaTTTGttggataatatttttttccttcattttttttaaaaaaaataaaaaaataaaaaaattaacaaataacttaaaacaaaCAACTCTTAAAACTACTTTTACCTTTATATTAAATCAAAAGTATTATTTgttaaaccaaaaataaaaaaaaaataatcttgtTTAGTAGACTCTAGTACAATTACCACACAATTGTAAAAAGCGGTGagtatgaattttttattttattttaaggaaaacggaaaaaaaacgcttagaaagaagaataaaatattttaattaactcTAGCTCGTTATTAATTTGAGACGAcacaaacataaattaaaattttgataagagtAGCAAGtaggagtattttattaattaatattatgctTACTGACAAGTGAGCAATTCTTAATTAGAACTTAGAAACTGAAAACTTTCGAGTAACAAGAATTGGGCAACAGTTGGGACTGTTGAATTCTCAGGTTAAAGTTGAGGTTCGTTTGACTGGTTTACATAAATACAAGTCTTGACAGAACTCAACCCCAACACGCAAACATAAATTATTACTCTTGGaaaacatatatgtatatatattattatattttaacataGAGAGAGCTCATAGAATCAATAAGATTAGCTGTATCTAGatttataaagaaagaataGGCACAAAACTACAGACAGTCCAGATCGAGATTCAATAATGCATTAATTCGAGTCTATGGTCCTACAAAAGAAATTTGCGATCAGGATTACCACATATATACATGGGATGCCTTTTTCATACTTTCCTCCATGTAATCAAGAAACACGTGGGTGACTAATTTAAGTACCAAGTCTCACATTGAATAATGATAGcgaaatcaaatgataatttattattataaggTGATGTctcaatatattattataagatttgatatataaatttttcaatgttaaATTTCTCATTCCAAACCTATCATTCAACTGGGGGGAAATGAGGCAACCCCATGGTAAAAAGTATCCCGTACCTAACCTTATAAACATCACTTTGCATTgaactctttattttattatttttaattatttttattataatttatttatttatttattttttcagttctctctttctctctctctcttcttgtaACATGAACACAACAGTGCAAGTGCAGTGGGACAAGTTTCTTGGTTTTGCGCGGCGGTTTGGGTTTATTGGCGTTTCTTAACAGCATAAATTGAGTCTTGGCATTGTTGAACTTCAAAGAGAGATGGAGGCGAACGAGACAACATTATGGCGACAATGAGTAACGAGTTTCAAGGTTTCTTCTTTGAATTGGTGAGTGGGGGATCATCAGAACTTTTGGCGATGAGCATggtttgagaaagagaaagattaGTTGGGGAGCTTAAGGTTTCTTCTATGGATGGTGATAGGTAGAGGTGTATATGAGGACGGATATTAACCGCTCGCATCTGCTATCCGCACATGCGATTAGCAAAAATCACTATGTGCATATGTTGATACAAATAACGGGTTTATGGTTTGTGGAtgtagttaatatatatacacacacgttGTCTGAATTTATTGGCACTGAGTCCTAAGGGCTGGAATGACTGATTGTAGACGGATTCGTAACTAGTTCGTACTCATTGACCCCATTGGAATTTGTACCTCACACATCTACATTAATTGTTAGCAATCTATGTTAATTATTTACTTACACTAAATTTgaactatatatttatataaaaattttgacTTACCTATCAACAGAAGCTAGTCAGGGCGTAGCTCCTACGTAGTAGGGTCCTCGGCATGCTCCGGACCATGTGAAGGTCCAGCATCTCCATGCGGACCCTGCGTGCCATTCAGACCACGTGGCACCCTAGCATCCCCATGCTATGTCTCACCACCACCAACGCTTGGGATACCATCATCAGTGAATAGCTCTGCCACCTGAGCAGGGAAAGGAGTGCCAAAATCGGTCGTGAAATCCGGCATGCTTGACAGGTGTGGTGAACCATGCTGGGTGTCGTGCTGGAAATGCGGGGACTCGTACCCCGTATCAGTGGGGAGTACCGGTCGGTACACTGACGGTGGTTGCACAGTGTCAATAGATCCAGACGCCTGTGCAGTAGATCCAACCCCGTCATCCCTAGACAAAATCTGCTGCTGTGGGGGCCTCTGTACAGTGGTTTTAAAACCCCTATAACTCCTAGAACTCATTGCAACCTGTGAATTAGAGAAAAATCATACATTAACAACCATCGGATGAAGATGATTTGGCAAATacaaaattaagaataaaaatatgcCTAAGCTGAGTAAAATTTAAACATTCACAGTACTcgcatataaaaaaaaaaaaaaaaaaaaaaaaaaaaaaaaaattgcacattgTACAAcattttctctagtttttcaTCTTTCagtgatttagggtttagggttgctgtatttatttttttgtagaatATTAAAGTATAGTTTCTCATGTAAAAAATCAAGCATTAATATAAAAACGCAACTCAGGATCAAAAAGAGAATTCTTATAGCTcatgtacttatcaaaaagagaaTTCTAACTTATGGGACGAAATAATTcttaataaattgttatatcCAATCTCTATATatttaaatgacgtgacaatattttttataagacataatttaaactaagaaaTAATGTAtctttattttgaaatagaTGGTCATACACAACTCAAAAGACCACAAAATTGCCAAAGATGAAGTCAATGGCCaaacattatttttctttttaaagagtAGTGTATTCTGTTAgaataagggaaaaatatatattagccccccaaactaccaccctttctccggatagCTCCCTGAATTactaatgcttagattctggccccccaaactaccactttttttatttttttttggccccatttgtccatttatgccgtcaaatctaaacagaattccgaaaatacccctcctacactttgaaattgtcacggttaagggaggggtattttcgggtttttggccaatttatGTTAGAATTAACtgtataaatagacggatggggccaaaaaatcagaaagtggtagtttgggggttcggagtgcaagtgttggtagttcagggtgccatccggagaaagggtggtagtttggggggctaatatatattttttccttagaACAATgatagaaattatattttaattctacAATTGTCAAACCACAATGCTGACATGGCAATTCAaatcaaatattgatttttttttttttaaaaataatgactgaattactaaccaaatttattcagagcattcccaatggttttatgtaaatttatatgcaaaattactaaccaaaaaatatttttctaacttgttagtattttatattaacaacattatggttgacaaaaatactttatgtaatgtttgctttttaacaggattgtTGATTCTATTTAGAgttttcaagtaatatggacattgtctcatttcatgccatgtgtatagtcacaagtttctagaagatgtccatgaagattccatgcaattttgaAGTCAAAACAGCTGGTTCCTGTGCAGCCATCcgaacgggcctttgaaggcctccggacgccccgtagtgtctagaagctcgTCGTTGCAGCTGTCCAGACAACCGagctacaccgtccggacgctaaaTCAAGCTATTCAGAGTCcaagtagaaattggatttcatgttcagacatgGATCGGAAAAtagcaaccgtccagacgctttttaggtttctaggaagatttctgcacacgtctcagtgtttttatcataactctctgctcgagaatcggattgagacaaaattggtgtCATTAGAAAGCTACGAAAAAAAGATACAACTTGACCACTCGGATGGCCCACCGTCTAGACAGAAAGAGAGTAGCAACCGGACGGCTCGCCAGAATTTGAGAAGTTTcagaattccttttcagacatagaaacagttgaccgtctggactCCCAAGATTGCTGTCCAGACacgcgtgccagagactccgaatttgagttgaaataggatttttaAAGCCTAAATAAAG
The sequence above is drawn from the Alnus glutinosa chromosome 11, dhAlnGlut1.1, whole genome shotgun sequence genome and encodes:
- the LOC133881012 gene encoding cytochrome P450 CYP82D47-like, which produces MEILSPSLNSSMAGLVSLLLFCYYLLRRSRVIRQAKLAPFPAGAWPVIGHFPLLAGTEPPHRTLGAIADKYGPLFTVRLGLRHALVLSSWEMAKECYTTNDAAVSSRPKLVAAKHLAYNYAMFALASYGPYWRELRKIVTLELLSNRRLELLSYIQVSEVKASVEELYKLWSAKKNGSGQILVELKQWFGDMSLNVNLRMIAGKRYSAGAVGDENAGGARRCHTALEEFFRLFGLFVVSDAIPFLGWLDFGGHERAMKKTAKELDSFLGEWLEEHKRKRASGAVAGGEQDFMDVMLSVLDGKVLAGYDADTINKATCLNIIVGGSDTSRATLTWAISLLLNNRHVLKKAQEELEIEVGKERIVNVSDIDKLVFLQAIVKETLRLYPPAPLSTPREFSEDCIIGGYQVPKGTRLITNIWKIQTDPRVWSDPLKFDPERFLTTHKHVDVKGIGQHFELIPFGSGRRACPGASFALQMLHLALASFLHMFEISAPSNAPVDMSERFGLTNIKATPLDVLITPRLCSELYRVETV